DNA sequence from the Pseudoglutamicibacter cumminsii genome:
TCAACCCTGGCACAGTGCGAAAGCTGCGCGAACCGTTCACCCCGCCAGCCGTGGAGCTGGTTTCTGAACTTGCGCATCGTACCCATTTCGATGCGATCAAGGACCTCGCAGAGCTGTACCCGATCAAGGTCTTCCCTGACGCGGTGGGCATTCCAGAAGAAGGACGCGAACACCTCCTGCCGTACGGCAACATGGTTTTCAACGCGTTCGGCCCGGAGAACTACATTTACGAGCAGGCTTTCTTGCACGCGGATGAACACTCCTCCGTGGTGATGAAGGCGTGCGAGCTTGAGTCCCTCTCCCCTGGTGGCTTCGGCATCAAGATTTGGGACAAAGTCAAGGAAGGGCTGATCACGGAACAGCAGGCAACCCTGCTGGTGCGTGCGTTGCTGTCCGCGGGTGTGGACACCACCATCTTCGGAATTGGCAACGTCCTCTCCGTGCTGGCGCGCGAACCAGAAGCCTGGCAAGAACTGCGCAAGCAGCCTCATCTAGCGAAGTTCGCGATCGACGAGGCGCTGCGCCTGGAATCACCGTTCCAGAAGTTCCACCGAACAGTAAGCACTGACACAACCCTGGGCGGAGTTGATCTTCCGGCAGGGACGAAGGTGCTCGTGTTCTTGGGTGCCGCCAACCGTGACCCGGAGAAGTGGGGCCCAGACGCAACCAAGTTCAGCTTGGACCGCACGTCCTCTGGACACGTCGCCTTCGGCATGGGCCTGCACCAGTGCGTCGGCCAGCCGATCGCGCGACTGGAAATGGAGATCGTGCTTCAGCAAATGCTCGAACACGTAGACACCATCTCCCTGGCAGGAGAGCCTAAGCCGATCCTGCACAACGTGCTTCGCGGTTTCGAATCACTCCCAGTGGAGATCAGCGCCGCAAAGTAGTCGTTTCTCCATAGTCACGGTGGGGTTTCCACTTCACCTCGACCACATCAAATCTCCATCTCATCCTGCGTCCCAGGCGGTCAGTGCCTAACGCAGCTAGCCGCCCCTACCCAAAAGTAGAGATAGGAAAGCCATGTCACTCGATACTCGAAAAGTCGAGGTGAAAACCCTCCCGCCTCTTGATAGCTCGGATCCAGCTAACTGGACCTCGCGTAAACGAACTACTTACGGCTGGTCAGTCGCTGTCATGTTGCTGATCCTGATGATGATCAGCTGGGCCGATAAGGCGATTCTTGGCATTGTCGCTATTCCCCTCATGAGGGACCTCGGCATCACGCCTGAACAGTTTGGTCTGTTGGGTAGCGGCGTGTTTTTGCTCTTCGGGGTAGCTCAATTTGTGGCTGCACCGATCGCAAACCGGATTCAGGCCAAGTGGATTCTGCTGTTCCTGTGCCTGGTCTGGTCCATCGCCCAGGTTCCGGTCATCCTGTTCGCTTCCCTGCCGGCACTGTGGCTCAGCCGCATCGTCCTCGGGGCCGGCGAAGGCCCTCTGGCGCCGATCACGATGCACGCTGTCTACAAGTGGTTCCCGGCCAAGCGATCCGCAACTCCGGCGGCTCTGGCTTCCGCTGGCGTGACGCTCGGCATCGTCGCATTCGCGCCAGTTATCGCATGGATTACCGCTACCTACGGCTGGAAGTCGGCCTTCGTTTTCGTTGCCTTGGTCGGTGTCGTCTGGGCGGTTCTCTGGCTCTTCATGGGCAAGGAAGGCCCATATACCTCGGTTGAAGCTGAGCACAAAATCGAAGGCACCAAGCCAGACGAGACGACGGTCGCCGCCGACTCCAAGGTCAAGTACCTCAAGTCTTTCCTGACACCGAGTTGGCTGCTCGCGGTCCTCTGCTCGTTCCTCGGCTACTGGACCTTCACGGTAGCGATGACGTGGTTGCCCGCCTTCTTTGAAACCGTGTACGGAATGTCCACGCAGAAGGCCGGCTCCATGATCGCGTTGCCAGCGATCTGGGGCACGATCTGCACGGTTGGTTTGAGCTGGCTGACGCAGTTCCTTGGCAACCGCGGAATCGCTACACGATTCTCGCGCGGCTGGGTGCTGGGCCTCGCCGCTGCCTTCTCCGGGGCCATGGTGCTTGCGGGAACGTGGGCACACAACCCAACGCTTGCGCTGGTGTTCTTCACCTTCGGTTTCGGCACCGCACCTGCCCTGTTCGCTGTCACCTACCTCGTCGCCGCTGAGACGACGAGCATCGCTCAACGTGGAGCGGTACTGCAGATCACCAACGCGTTCCTGACCTCGGGCGGGCTGTTCGCACCTGCGATTGTGGGTCTGATTGTTGGTGCAGCGGCAACCCCTGCTTTGGGCTACGAACACTCATTCGTCCTGACAGGCACGATGATGGTAATCGCCGGCATCCTCGGCTGCATCGGCATCAACCAGCAGCGCGACCGCCGCAAGCTCGGCCTCGACGCGCCCGTAGCGGCCGCTCAGTAATCACTGCTCAGTGATTGCTATTCAGTGATCGCTAATCACCAAGTCGTGCTGGGCTGAACCGGCGCTGCGCTAGGCACATCAACAGCGCGTCCCAGCCACAAAGCCGCCGTTGGCAACCACCCTGGTCGTCAACGGCGGCTTCCTTTTAATACTGACCTGCATTCTGGAGTGCAACCTGTTCTCATCCATTGGGACACCCTGTTAGAGACCGAGCCGCCACCTTTATGATCGAGTGTGAACGGACGCACACACGAACGGAGGCCCTCGCATGGAACTGACCACCGCCAACGGCACTAAGATCCCCGCACTCGCATTCGGCACGTGGCCACTCCAAGGTGCGGAAGCCACCGAGGCCGTCCGCCACGCCCTCGAACTCGGCTACCGCCACATCGACACCGCGGAAGCCTACGAAAACGAAGACGCCGTCGGCGCGGGCTTGCGCGCCAGCGGCCTCGACCGCAGCGACATCTTCCTCACCACCAAATTCCAGAAGAAATGGCACGGACGCACCGAAGTCCGGCAGGCACTCGAAGGCACCCTCTCACGGCTCGGCCTCGACACCATCGACCTCTACCTCGTCCACTGGCCCAACCCAGACCAAGACCGCTACGTTGAAGCGTGCCAAGGCCTCGAAGACCTCCGCGCGCAAGGCAAGATCCGCAACTGGGGTGTCTCCAACTTCAAGCCACACCACCTCCAGCGGGTCCTCGACGCCGGCCTGGCTCCACAAGTAAACCAGATCTCCGTCAACCCCTACGGCCCGCAAACCGAAATCCAGAAGTTCAACACCGAACACAACGTGCTGACTGCGGCCTACTCACCACTCGGCCGCGGCGGCGAGCTCCTCACCGACCCAACACTGACCCGCATCGGCGAAGAACACGGCAAGAGCCCCGCCCAGGTCGTGTTGCGCTGGCACCTGCAGCAAGGCCGCATCGCAGTTCCACGCTCAGGCAACCCGGAGCGCCAAGCCGAAAACCTCGCCGCGCTCGACTTCGAACTCACCCCAGCCGAGCTGGACGCGATCGACGCCCTTAACCGCAACGACGCCCCACGCCTCGACGCCGACGAGTTCGGTCACTAGGACGGCTCAGCATGGCAAACTCCCCCTCCGGGGATTCGATGCTGGAGAGGATCATCCGCATCCTCTCCGCTTTCGATGCGCACCGGCCTGTGCTCTCGGTGTCCGCTCTGGCGAACCGCGCTGACATCCCCCTGGCTACGTGCTACCGGCTCGTGAACCAGATGTGCGATGCCCAGTTGCTCCGCAAGGACGCGGACGGCAACATCGGGCCCGGCATGCGGCTGTGGGAGCTCGCCTCCCGCTCCTCCCCGGCGCGCGACCTCCGCGCCGCGGCCATGCCTTTCCTCGACGACGTCCAGGCAGTCTTCCGCCAGCACACCCAGCTTGCAGTCCTAGATGGCGATGAGGTGCTCGTCTTGGAACGGTTATCCTCCCGTAATTCGGTGGTCAACAAAGCCACGATCGCCGGTCGTATGCCGCTCCACCAGGTCTCCCTCGGGTTGTCCATGCTCGCCTTCCAGCCGCAAGCCGCCATCGACGCCTACCTGCGGCAACATCCCGAAGCCGCAGACATCTCTTATACGAACACCGGAAACCTGCGCACCACGCTGGCCACCATCCGCCAACGCGGCTACGCACAACTGGACGGCATGGTCGACCACGACACCGCAGGCGCAGCCGTGCCCGTCTTCGCGGCACTCACCGGGCGTGACCGTAACAAGGTGATCGCCTCCATCGGCGTCGTGGTGCCCATCGACTTCGAACAACGCGGAGCCCTCGTCCCCGTGCTGCTGGCCGCAAGCCGCGGCCTGACCCGCGCCCTCTCGGCCCCGGAACCGGAAGAAGATCAGTAACCGCCGGCAACAATTCTCATTCAATGAAAACCGATGTTGAACTCTGTGTTGACTAGATCACACTAGTAGGACTACAAGAACACACTGCTAGTCAGAACAGACTTTGCAGCCTTTTCTGATTCTCAGGAGCACACTTCGTGGCACCAACCATTGAAAAAACCCAAGTAGGTATCGTCGGCGGCGGCCCCGCCGGCCTCATGCTCTCCCACCTGCTCTCCCAGCAGGGCATCAAGAACATCGTGATCGAAAAACGCGATCACGAAACCATCGCGAACACCCACCGCGCTGGCATCCTCGAAACCGGTGCCGTGAAAATGCTGACCGAAACCGGCGTGGACTCCCGCGTGAAGACCCGCGGCTACGAACACGAAGGCATCGACCTTCGCTTCAACGGTGAATCCCACCGCATCAATTTCAAAGAACTCATCGACGCCACCGTGTGGCTGTACCCGCAGAACGACGTGTTCGTCGACCTCGCAGCAACCCGCGAACGCGATGGCGGCGACGTCCGCTTCTCATGCAACGTCACCGAAGTCTTGGATCACCTCACCGACACCCCGAAGATCCGCTACACGGACAGCGAGGGCGGCGAACACGAGATCCACTGCGACATCCTCGTAGGCGCAGACGGCTCCCAGAGCACGTGCCGCCGCTCCATCCCGAAAGAGGAACGCAGCGAAAACTTCATTGAGTACCCGTTCGCTTGGTTCGGCATCCTCACCGAAGCCCCACCAAGCGCTCCGGAGCTGATCTACGCGAACTCCCCACACGGATTCGCCCTGATCTCGCAGCGCAACGAAGAAGTTCAGCGCATGTACTTCCAGTGCGACCCTGAAGAGAACGTTGACGACTGGGATGAGGAACGCATCTGGGCCGAACTGCAGCGCCGCGTCGACGGCCCGGACGGCTTCCAGCTCAAGCGCGGCCCGATCTTCGAAAAAGTTGTGCTGAAGTTCCGCTCCTACGTAGGCGAACCGATGCGTTACGGCAACATGTTCCTTGCCGGCGACGCCGGGCACACCGTCCCACCGACCGGCGCTAAAGGCCTCAACTTGGCTTTCGCTGACGTACAGGTGCTGTTCGATGCGCTCAAGGCCCACTTCATCGACGGCAACTCCGAAGGCCTCGACGGCTACTCGGATAAGGCGCTCAAGCGCGTGTGGAAGGCACAGAACTTCTCTTACTGGATGACCCAGATGCTGCACACCCGCAAGGACGCCACCCCATTCGAAACCAAGCGTGCCCTCGGCGAGCTGAACACCGTCGTCAGCTCCAAGTACGGGCAGTCCTACCTGGCTGAGTCCTACACCGGCTGGCCACACGAAAACTAACCCGCGGGCGCCGAAGCCGACCACCCCGTCGGGCTCAGCCACTCAGCGCCACCGAAGCAGACCACAGACGACAAGGAGCAAATCATGGCAGATGATAAGTTGCCTGTGCTTGACCCGCTGGCCTCCGGCGACTCGCAAGAGCAGATCAGCCAAGAGATGGCAGACATCCACGCAGAATACGAGGCCGCCAAGAAGGCGGACCCGAGCAAAGAAGAAACGCAGCCACGCGTGAACTTCCCGCCATACCGGTCCTCGCTGCTGCGCCACCCAACCAAGAGCATGCACCACGCCGACCCAGAAACCATCGAACTGTGGTCCCCGGCCTTCGGCCACCGCGACGTGCACCCGCTCGAAGCCGACCTCACCATCCAAGGCAACGGCGAACCAATCGGCGAGCGCATCAAGATCCGCGGCAAGGTGCTCGACGGTGACGGCCGCCCGGTGCGTGGCCAGCTCATCGAAATCTGGCAGGCCAACGCCGCCGGCCGCTACGTGCACAAGCGCGACCAGCATCCGGCGCCGATCGACCCTAACTTCACCGGCATCGGCCGCGCCATCACCGGCCAGGACGGCTCCTACGAGTTCACGACCATCAAGCCGGCACCGTACCCGTGGAAGAACCACCACAACGCGTGGCGCCCAGCGCACGTGCACTTCTCGCTGTTCGGTACGGACTTCACGCAACGCATGATCACCCAGATGTACTTCCCGGGCGATCCGCTGTTCTCGCTGGACCCGATCTACCAGGCGATCACTGACCAAAAGGCGCGCGACCGCCTCGTCGCTAACTACGACCACTCCGTGACCAGCCACGAATGGAACACCGGATACCAATGGGACATCATCCTTACCGGTTCCAACCGGACCTGGATGGAGGACGGAGAAGACCATGCCTAAAGAGAAGCTTGTACCTACCCCTGGCCAGACGATCGGCCCGTTCTTCGGTTACGCCCACCCGCACGAGCAGGTCCACTTACCGTGGTGGGACGGCCAGAACCTTGTTCCACCGGGCCACCCTGAGGCTGTCCGCCTGACGGGCACGGTGTACGACGGCGCGGGCGAGCCGATCCCGGACGCGATGCTGGAGATCTGGCAGGCCGATGAGAACGGCAACATCGTGCAGAACGACGGCTCGCTGGTGCGCGACGGCTTCACGTTCACCGGTTTTGGTCGCGGCATCGTCGATAACGTCGGCACCTACACGTTCTCGACCGTGAACCCTGGCCCTACCGAAGAAGGCAAGGCGGCGTTCATCGCGGTGGTCGTGTTCGCCCGCGGCCTGCTGAACAAGCTGCACACCCGCATCTACCTCCCGGAGGATGAAGAAGCGCTCGCGAATGACCCGGTGTTGCAGTCCCTGGATGAGGATCGCCGCAAGACCCTCATCGCTACCCGCGGCGAGGACGGTTCCCTGCACTTCGACATCCACCTGCAGGGTGAAAAGGAAACGGTGTTCTTCCAGTTCCCAGGGATCGACTACCCTGACAACTAAAAGCTAGGAGTGATGCGCGTGCCGAATGCTGACTACGGAGTCCTCAGCCCCGCGTGGGCTGGGAGCCAGACGGCCGCGCTCGCTAGCGATCACGCGTTCATCCAGGCACTGCTCGATGTGGAGCGGGCTTGGTCTGTTGTGCTCGCCGATGCGGGTCTCATTCCGGGTGAGCATCTCGCCCCGATCAATGAGGCCGCTGATGCTGGCGCATATGATCTCGATGCGATTGCCGCCGCCGCTGTGGGCGGCGGCAATCCGCTGATCCCGTTACTGAACGCCTACCGCGCTAAGGTCGCGGAGAGTGACCCAGCCGCCGCATCGAGCATCCACATTGGCGCGACGAGCCAAGACATCATGGACACCGCCATGATGCTGCTCATCCGGCGTGCGGGCGCACAGACCCTGGCCACGGTGAAGCAGGCCGTGGTCGCTTTGGAGAACCTGGCCCGCGAACACCGGGACACCCCGATGGTCGCGCGCTCGCTGACCCAGCATTCGCTTCCGGCGACGTTCGGTTGGCGGGTCAGCCACTGGCTCCAAGCCCTCGCGCAAGCCGGCCAGCATCTCCAAGAAACCCTCGCGCAGACCGCGCTGCAGTGGGGCGGCGCGGCCGGAACGCGTGCCTCGCTCCAAGACTTCCTGACCCGCGCTGGACGCTCCGGCGGCGCTGACACCGCCAGCACCGTCACCGCTGACGAACTGATCGCCAACCTCGCGGACAAGCTGGGCCTCCAGAACCCGCCGCCGTGGCAAGCCAACCGCATCCCAGTCCTGGTGCAGGCGAACTCTTTCGCGCAACTCGCGGCGGCGTGCGGCAAGATCGCCAATGACGTCCTCATCAGTGCGCGTAGCGAAAACGGCGAACTCGGGGAGCCTCTCGCTGCAGGCCGCGGGGTCTCCTCCGCTATGCCGCACAAGCAAAACCCGGTGCTGTCCGTGCTCATCAAGAACGCCGCCCTGACTGCGCCGCAGCTGCTCGCGCAGGTGTACACGGGCGCCTCCGCCAACGTCGAGGAGCGTGCCGATGGCGGCTGGCACACCGAATGGGAGGCCCTGCGTGGGCTGGTCCGCACGAGTGGAGCGGCCGCCGAAAAGACCCACGAGCTGGTCTCCGGCTTGCGCGTGTTCCCTGACCGCATGGCCGAAAACCTTGCCCGCCACGGTGAGCTGCTGGCCACCGAACGCATGGTCGCGCATCTTGCGCCGCGGCTGGAAGAAACCGGGCATGCCGATGCAGGGCAAGGCAAGAAGCAGCTGCAGGGCCTGATCTCTCGCGCACTTTCAGAAGGCACCCCGCTCAAGCCGCTCTTGCTGGCGGAACTGCCGCGGGACGTCGTCACCGAAACAGATTTGAACGACTTGCTGGACCCCACCGCCTACACCGGGGACGCCACCAAGCTCGTTGACCACATCATCTCCACCTACACCGACTGGAGTCATTCATGACCGCACCAAACATCGTTGCCGTTCAGCTCACTGAAGCGGATCAGACCAAGCCACTGCTGCTCGTCGGCCCCGGACTAGGTACGGGCGTTGAGGCGCTGTGGACGCTGTGCGCCAACGAGCTCGCGGCCGATTTCGAAGTGATCGGCTACGACCTTCCAGGCCACGGCCGCTCGCCAGCCTCGACGGAGGAGTTCACCCTCGAGGAGCTCGGTGATTCCGCGGCAGCGATCACCGCCGAACAGGCCGCCGCTGGCCGTCAGGTGTTCTTCGCCGGCGTTTCGGTTTCGGGTGCGGTTGCGCTCGAGCTCGCGCTCAAGCACGGGGACAAGTTCACCGCGGTGGCGCCGATCTGCTCGGCCGCTAAGCTCGGCATCCCGGAGGCATGGAAGGAACGCGGCGAGCTGGTGGCGAAGGCCGGCACCCCGACGATGGTGACCGGTTCCGCTGAACGCTGGTTCGCGCCGGGCTTCATCGAGAAGCACCCGGAACGCACCACCAACCTGCTGCACACCCTGCAGAACGCTGACCGCTTCGCTTACGCACACGTCTGCAACGGCCTCGCCGGCTACGACGTGCGCGACCGCCTGGGTGAGATCACCATCCCTGTCGTGGCGATGGGCGGCGCGGCTGACCCGGTGTGCCCGCCGGAAGACATCGACTTCATCGCCAAGAACGTCCCGGACGGTGTTGGCATCATCATCGACGACGCGGCACACCAGGCGCCGCTCGAACAGCCAGAGGAGACCGCGTCAGCTTTGCGCGAGCACTTCCTCGGTGCCGGTCACGGTGGCGGCGCTACTCAGAGCGGCGCGGCGCCGAAGGATGGCGCGGTGCAGGATGGTTCCGCACAGAACGGTGCGGCGACGTTGCAGGAAGTTTTCGATAACGGCATGAAGGTGCGCCGCGAAGTGCTCTCGGATGCGCACGTGGACCGCGCGAACGCGAACAAGGACGAGTTCAGTGAGGACTTCCAGGACCTCATCAGCAAGTACGCGTGGGGCACTATTTGGACTCGCCCTGGACTGGATCGGCGTATGCGTTCGGCGGTGACGCTGACCGCGATGGTCGCTGGCGGGTATTGGGAAGAGCTCGCGATGCACGTCAAGGCCGCCCGCCGCAACGGCGTCACTGTGGAGGAGATCAAGGAGATCCTGTTGCAGACCGCGATCTACTGCTCGGTACCTGCCGCCAACGTGGCGTTCAAGACCGCTAAGGAAGCCCTCGCCGAGTACGACGCCGAACAGTAAACCACTCGATGCGACGGCCGCGGGCAGGTAGATCAGCTCGCGGCCGCTTCAGGTGGGCCGTTCTCAGTGTGCGGCTGGGATCGCGGAATACACCACGAGGTCACGGACCTCACCGCGCAGGACCTCACCGTTACGGCGAACGCCCTCATTCGTGTAACCGGCTTTTTCGGCGACCCTTCGGGACGCCGCGTTGTCCGGGTGAACACACAGTTCAACCCGGGCCGCCTCGCGCTCCAGAGCCCACGCCGTCACCAACCGGACCGCCTCGGTCATGAGGCCGCGCCCGCGCGCCCAGGGGGCTGTCATGTAGCCGATGGACACGTAGTGCTCGTTGTGGACTCGTAGCTCGATCTGCCCCATGAACCGGCCGCGCGCCGGGCTGTCGGGAACTGAGCCGTCGGGGACGGTAATGACCCAACGCGTTGCTGGCGCCTGCCTGCACCATTCGAGCGCCATCTCACGCGTATAGCTCAAGGGCACCTGCGTCCACTCAACCACCGCAGGGTCCTGGCATGTGGCTAAGAGATCGTCCGCATCGGACTCGCGGAAGTGGCGCAGCACCACGCCGCCGCCGGACAACTCGGCGGTATCGAAACGAAAATTCTCTGCAGGTCCCATGTCAGGCACCCTCCGCTACGCGCAACAGCAAACCTCGCAAGGAATCCTGCGTGACTTCACGCGGATTCCCCTCCGGGATCGCACCCCAAGCCAACTCCACTGCGCGATCCACTCCGGCCGCATCGAAACCCTGCTTGTTCGAGCTCCGCCCGTTCGCACCTTGCCCAGCTAAGCCGGTCTGCGCGTCAACACGCTCATACAACCGCAACAACGCGTCCACTGCCTCAGCGGCCGGGTCATCCGCGGAGGCGTCTCCGCCGAGCGCCCCCGCGAGCCTAGCCGCAACGTCCGGCACCGCCGGCGCATTGAACGCGAGCACGTAAGGTAGCACGGTCGCGTGCGTCAACGCGTGCGGGGTATCGAACGCCCCACCAATCACGTGGCACAGCTTGTGATGCAAACCAGACCCCGCCGAGGCGAACGCAACACCCGCCAAGTATGCGCCATACAGCGCCTGCCCCAACGCCCCCACATCAGGTACTCCGGCGTCCGTATCAGCCTCAGCATCCACACAGAGGCCGACACGTGAGCTCACGATGCGGGGCATGCTTTCCGTAAGAGCGCGCAGCCCCTCGATCGCAATGGCTTGGTTCAGCGGGTTCGCTCGCGGCGCCCACATGGAATCCACACAATGCGCCACCGCGTTCAAGCATGAACTCACCTCAAGCTCCACGGGCAGGCCCGCTAACAGCTTCGCGTCATAGATCACCGCGAACGGACGGACCGCGTCATCCACTCCCGTGACTTTGCGCCCCTCGCTGGTCTCCCCCCACATGGCGGTCGCCTCAGAACCTGAAAATGTTGTCGGCACCGCGATCACCGGGATCTTATGTTGCAGCGCAACCGCCTTGGCGAGCCCCGTCGCGGAACCGCCACCCACGCTCACCACAGCATCCGCTGCAACCTCAGCCGCAACATCGCGGGCCCTATCCGCAACATCCTTCGGAACATGCATCCGCACTTCGTCATGCCACACCGCCACCGGGACATCCGCCGCAATTCGGCGAGCGACCTCACGCTGCGAACCCGAAGCGATCACCATGACACGCTCAGCACCCAGCTCCGCGACAACCTCACGCAAAAAGCGCGCCGCCTCGCCCGCGCCGAAACAGACCTTCTGCCCCAACGTTGCATCAGAAAACACAGTTTCACCCGTGAACACGAACATCACCCTTCCCGGTCGGCTTCTCGGTCGGCTCACCTGCGGCGCCAGAGGCATCAGTAAGGCCAGCGTCAACGGCATGCCCCGAGGCGTCAACGATGCGCAC
Encoded proteins:
- a CDS encoding cytochrome P450 — translated: MKTLEKVPVFTEDPYSESALLDPYPFLDRLAAAGPVSYLEATGIYAITGYEEVYEVLTDFETYVSSGGLGPRDIRKDAGWRPPSILESDPPIHTLMRRALTGVINPGTVRKLREPFTPPAVELVSELAHRTHFDAIKDLAELYPIKVFPDAVGIPEEGREHLLPYGNMVFNAFGPENYIYEQAFLHADEHSSVVMKACELESLSPGGFGIKIWDKVKEGLITEQQATLLVRALLSAGVDTTIFGIGNVLSVLAREPEAWQELRKQPHLAKFAIDEALRLESPFQKFHRTVSTDTTLGGVDLPAGTKVLVFLGAANRDPEKWGPDATKFSLDRTSSGHVAFGMGLHQCVGQPIARLEMEIVLQQMLEHVDTISLAGEPKPILHNVLRGFESLPVEISAAK
- a CDS encoding MFS transporter, coding for MSLDTRKVEVKTLPPLDSSDPANWTSRKRTTYGWSVAVMLLILMMISWADKAILGIVAIPLMRDLGITPEQFGLLGSGVFLLFGVAQFVAAPIANRIQAKWILLFLCLVWSIAQVPVILFASLPALWLSRIVLGAGEGPLAPITMHAVYKWFPAKRSATPAALASAGVTLGIVAFAPVIAWITATYGWKSAFVFVALVGVVWAVLWLFMGKEGPYTSVEAEHKIEGTKPDETTVAADSKVKYLKSFLTPSWLLAVLCSFLGYWTFTVAMTWLPAFFETVYGMSTQKAGSMIALPAIWGTICTVGLSWLTQFLGNRGIATRFSRGWVLGLAAAFSGAMVLAGTWAHNPTLALVFFTFGFGTAPALFAVTYLVAAETTSIAQRGAVLQITNAFLTSGGLFAPAIVGLIVGAAATPALGYEHSFVLTGTMMVIAGILGCIGINQQRDRRKLGLDAPVAAAQ
- a CDS encoding aldo/keto reductase codes for the protein MELTTANGTKIPALAFGTWPLQGAEATEAVRHALELGYRHIDTAEAYENEDAVGAGLRASGLDRSDIFLTTKFQKKWHGRTEVRQALEGTLSRLGLDTIDLYLVHWPNPDQDRYVEACQGLEDLRAQGKIRNWGVSNFKPHHLQRVLDAGLAPQVNQISVNPYGPQTEIQKFNTEHNVLTAAYSPLGRGGELLTDPTLTRIGEEHGKSPAQVVLRWHLQQGRIAVPRSGNPERQAENLAALDFELTPAELDAIDALNRNDAPRLDADEFGH
- a CDS encoding IclR family transcriptional regulator, with the protein product MANSPSGDSMLERIIRILSAFDAHRPVLSVSALANRADIPLATCYRLVNQMCDAQLLRKDADGNIGPGMRLWELASRSSPARDLRAAAMPFLDDVQAVFRQHTQLAVLDGDEVLVLERLSSRNSVVNKATIAGRMPLHQVSLGLSMLAFQPQAAIDAYLRQHPEAADISYTNTGNLRTTLATIRQRGYAQLDGMVDHDTAGAAVPVFAALTGRDRNKVIASIGVVVPIDFEQRGALVPVLLAASRGLTRALSAPEPEEDQ
- a CDS encoding 4-hydroxybenzoate 3-monooxygenase; amino-acid sequence: MAPTIEKTQVGIVGGGPAGLMLSHLLSQQGIKNIVIEKRDHETIANTHRAGILETGAVKMLTETGVDSRVKTRGYEHEGIDLRFNGESHRINFKELIDATVWLYPQNDVFVDLAATRERDGGDVRFSCNVTEVLDHLTDTPKIRYTDSEGGEHEIHCDILVGADGSQSTCRRSIPKEERSENFIEYPFAWFGILTEAPPSAPELIYANSPHGFALISQRNEEVQRMYFQCDPEENVDDWDEERIWAELQRRVDGPDGFQLKRGPIFEKVVLKFRSYVGEPMRYGNMFLAGDAGHTVPPTGAKGLNLAFADVQVLFDALKAHFIDGNSEGLDGYSDKALKRVWKAQNFSYWMTQMLHTRKDATPFETKRALGELNTVVSSKYGQSYLAESYTGWPHEN
- the pcaH gene encoding protocatechuate 3,4-dioxygenase subunit beta, with product MADDKLPVLDPLASGDSQEQISQEMADIHAEYEAAKKADPSKEETQPRVNFPPYRSSLLRHPTKSMHHADPETIELWSPAFGHRDVHPLEADLTIQGNGEPIGERIKIRGKVLDGDGRPVRGQLIEIWQANAAGRYVHKRDQHPAPIDPNFTGIGRAITGQDGSYEFTTIKPAPYPWKNHHNAWRPAHVHFSLFGTDFTQRMITQMYFPGDPLFSLDPIYQAITDQKARDRLVANYDHSVTSHEWNTGYQWDIILTGSNRTWMEDGEDHA
- the pcaG gene encoding protocatechuate 3,4-dioxygenase subunit alpha gives rise to the protein MPKEKLVPTPGQTIGPFFGYAHPHEQVHLPWWDGQNLVPPGHPEAVRLTGTVYDGAGEPIPDAMLEIWQADENGNIVQNDGSLVRDGFTFTGFGRGIVDNVGTYTFSTVNPGPTEEGKAAFIAVVVFARGLLNKLHTRIYLPEDEEALANDPVLQSLDEDRRKTLIATRGEDGSLHFDIHLQGEKETVFFQFPGIDYPDN
- a CDS encoding lyase family protein, which translates into the protein MRVPNADYGVLSPAWAGSQTAALASDHAFIQALLDVERAWSVVLADAGLIPGEHLAPINEAADAGAYDLDAIAAAAVGGGNPLIPLLNAYRAKVAESDPAAASSIHIGATSQDIMDTAMMLLIRRAGAQTLATVKQAVVALENLAREHRDTPMVARSLTQHSLPATFGWRVSHWLQALAQAGQHLQETLAQTALQWGGAAGTRASLQDFLTRAGRSGGADTASTVTADELIANLADKLGLQNPPPWQANRIPVLVQANSFAQLAAACGKIANDVLISARSENGELGEPLAAGRGVSSAMPHKQNPVLSVLIKNAALTAPQLLAQVYTGASANVEERADGGWHTEWEALRGLVRTSGAAAEKTHELVSGLRVFPDRMAENLARHGELLATERMVAHLAPRLEETGHADAGQGKKQLQGLISRALSEGTPLKPLLLAELPRDVVTETDLNDLLDPTAYTGDATKLVDHIISTYTDWSHS
- the pcaC gene encoding 4-carboxymuconolactone decarboxylase, translating into MQDGSAQNGAATLQEVFDNGMKVRREVLSDAHVDRANANKDEFSEDFQDLISKYAWGTIWTRPGLDRRMRSAVTLTAMVAGGYWEELAMHVKAARRNGVTVEEIKEILLQTAIYCSVPAANVAFKTAKEALAEYDAEQ
- a CDS encoding GNAT family N-acetyltransferase, which codes for MGPAENFRFDTAELSGGGVVLRHFRESDADDLLATCQDPAVVEWTQVPLSYTREMALEWCRQAPATRWVITVPDGSVPDSPARGRFMGQIELRVHNEHYVSIGYMTAPWARGRGLMTEAVRLVTAWALEREAARVELCVHPDNAASRRVAEKAGYTNEGVRRNGEVLRGEVRDLVVYSAIPAAH
- a CDS encoding maleylacetate reductase; amino-acid sequence: MFSDATLGQKVCFGAGEAARFLREVVAELGAERVMVIASGSQREVARRIAADVPVAVWHDEVRMHVPKDVADRARDVAAEVAADAVVSVGGGSATGLAKAVALQHKIPVIAVPTTFSGSEATAMWGETSEGRKVTGVDDAVRPFAVIYDAKLLAGLPVELEVSSCLNAVAHCVDSMWAPRANPLNQAIAIEGLRALTESMPRIVSSRVGLCVDAEADTDAGVPDVGALGQALYGAYLAGVAFASAGSGLHHKLCHVIGGAFDTPHALTHATVLPYVLAFNAPAVPDVAARLAGALGGDASADDPAAEAVDALLRLYERVDAQTGLAGQGANGRSSNKQGFDAAGVDRAVELAWGAIPEGNPREVTQDSLRGLLLRVAEGA